Proteins encoded within one genomic window of Rhinolophus sinicus isolate RSC01 linkage group LG14, ASM3656204v1, whole genome shotgun sequence:
- the S1PR1 gene encoding sphingosine 1-phosphate receptor 1, with translation MGSTSIPLVKTLRSSVSDYVNYDIIIRHYNYTGKLNIGADKENGIKVTSAVFILICCFIILENIFVLLTIWKTKKFHRPMYYFIGNLALSDLLAGVAYTVNLLFSGANTYKLTPAQWFLREGSMFVALSASVFSLLAIAIERYITMLKMKLHNESNSSRSFLLISACWIISLILGGLPIMGWNCINALPSCSTVLPLYHKHYILFCTTVFTGLLLSIVILYCRIYSLVRTRSRRLTFRKNMSKASRSSEKSLALLKTVIIVLSVFIACWAPLFILLLLDVGCKVKTCDILFKAEYFLVLAVLNSGTNPIIYTLTNKEMRRAFIRIMSCCKCPRGDATGKFKRPIIAGVEFSRSKSDNSSHPQKDDGDNPETIMSSGNVNSSS, from the coding sequence ATGGGGTCCACCAGCATCCCGCTGGTCAAGACCCTCCGCAGCTCTGTCTCCGACTACGTCAATTATGACATCATCATCCGGCATTACAACTACACGGGAAAGCTGAATATAGGTGCAGACAAGGAGAACGGCATTAAAGTGACCTCAGCGGTGTTTATTCTCATCTGCTGCTTTATCATCCTAGAGAATATCTTTGTCTTGCTGACCATTTGGAAAACCAAGAAATTCCACCGACCCATGTACTATTTTATTGGCAACCTGGCCCTCTCAGACCTGTTGGCAGGAGTGGCCTACACAGTcaacctgcttttctctggggcCAACACCTACAAGCTCACCCCCGCCCAGTGGTTTCTGCGGGAAGGGAGTATGTTTGTGGCCCTGTCTGCCTCTGTGTTCAGCCTCCTAGCCATCGCCATTGAACGCTATATCACGATGCTGAAGATGAAACTCCACAATGAGAGCAACAGCTCCCGCTCCTTCCTGCTAATCAGCGCTTGTTGGATCATCTCCCTCATCCTGGGTGGCCTGCCCATCATGGGCTGGAACTGCATCAACGCGCTGCCCAGCTGCTCGACGGTGCTGCCCCTGTACCACAAGCACTATATTCTCTTCTGCACCACGGTCTTCACCGGGCTCCTCCTGTCCATCGTCATCCTGTACTGCAGGATCTACTCCTTGGTCAGGACTCGGAGCCGCCGTCTGACCTTCCGCAAGAACATGTCCAAGGCCAGCCGCAGCTCAGAGAAGTCGCTGGCTCTGCTCAAGACGGTGATTATCGTCCTGAGCGTCTTCATTGCCTGCTGGGCGCCCCTCTTCATCCTGCTCCTGCTGGACGTGGGCTGCAAGGTGAAGACCTGCGACATCCTCTTCAAAGCTGAGTACTTCCTGGTGCTGGCGGTGCTCAACTCCGGCACCAACCCCATCATTTACACTTTGACCAATAAGGAGATGCGCCGGGCCTTCATCCGTATCATGTCCTGTTGTAAGTGCCCCAGAGGAGATGCCACTGGCAAATTCAAGCGACCCATCATCGCCGGCGTGGAATTCAGCCGCAGTAAGTCAGACAACTCCTCTCACCCCCAGAAGGACGATGGGGACAATCCAGAAACCATAATGTCCTCTGGGAACGTCAACTCTTCTTCCTAG